The genomic segment GTTATAATCTTTCCATTTTTATCAATTAAAAAGTGTGAGGGAGTACCGCGGACCAAATATTGATTCCAGACTTTTCTATTATTATCTAAGAGTATTAAAAAATTAATATCTTTTTCTTGAATATAATCCCTGATTGTCTCCTTTGGTTCTCCACTGTCAACCGCTAATACTTGAATTTTGTCTTGATATTTTTGAGTAAAAGTTTTTAGGTTAGGCAACTCTTTGGCGCATTGACCGCACCAAGTTGCCCAGAATACTAAAAGCACTGGTTTTTTATTACGGAAATTGCTTAAAGCAACTTTATTGCCAAAAACATCTTCTGACACAAAATCGGGCGCAAGATCATTTATTTGAGGACTGATTTTTTCAGAAACATTGATTGACTGTTTTTGAATTAAATTATCTTCTGTTACAAAATTTATCAAAGGAGAATTGGATAATATCTTATAACCACCAACCACCCCAAGAATTATCACCAAACACCCAAATATCGTCTTTATTTTCCAAGACGACTTCTTGTTTTTTATTTCAGGCTCTTTGTCTGCATTCAACATATCCATTGCCTCTTTTGTAGTTTCGCAAAGAGGACAACTTTCTTCTTGTTTACTGTTGTTTTTTTGGTTCATACGCTAAACAAAAAATATTAAAATCCCGGCACCTAAAATTATCATAAATATACCCATAACTAATTTTTGAGTTTTTCTATAATTTTGTTGCCACTCGCCAAACTTGACTAAAGTATAAGGATTGGTGGCAAGAAGCAACAGAATAATTAAGGGCATAACAAACATTAAATTGTAAAGCAAAAGATATAAAAAACCAGTAAAGAAGGTGGTTTTGGAAGCTAAAAGAGCGGTAATGGCTGCGTAAATTCCGCCAGAGCAGGGTACCGAACAAAGTCCAACTAAAAATGCAGCTGTAATTACGGTTGGCAAGGTCGCTTTTTGTAAATAACCTTTTATCTTCTCGTTTGGAATTTTAGGTAACTTAATCCCTGTCTTAAGTTGAGGAAAAAAATAATCTTTTAAATTCACTGTCCCTAACAAAATTAAAAGCCACGAACCTAATTTAGCAAAAAAATGATGCTGGCCAAAAAGCATTATGCCGGACAAAAGTCCAACGCCGATTACTAAATAAGTTAAAAAAATGACCAAAATATAAACAAGTCCCAGCCCAAGAATATTTTTAAATGACCTGTGTAGAGTTAGCAAAAAGGCAATAAAGAAAATTAAGATAGCGATGGCGCAAGGATGAATGCCATCCAAAAAACCAGTTATGGCTACTAAAAAAGCCATTGTTACTGGGGTAGCGGTATTAATATTATTTGCCAAATTATTTAACATAAGCCTGAATTATTACTTCAATTTGTGGATTAATTGGATCATTGCTTTTGACATAAATAATTCGCTCTTGCTCGCCTTTGGCGTGCGGTGAGTCGCCCATCAACCCGGTATTATAACTTACATTCAAGTCAATCTCTTCATCGGGTCCTAGGATTTTCTTTCCAACCTCGGCAGAAGTGCAGGCACAAGAAGTGGCTATTTTTTTAATCTCTAGAGTTTCCTTTCCCAAATTTTTAATTTTGAAAGTGTGTTTTGCTATTGAACCATATTCAATTTCGTTAAAATCAAAAGTTTGGGGTGTGACTTCAATTTGTGGGCGATTGTCTGTTTGATTTTCTACGCCCGGCACAGCCCTAAAGTAGCCTATTATTGCTAATCCTAAAATGGCTAAAATTATAATAATGATAAGGATGCTTTTTTGATTCATATAACAGAAATTAAGCTAAATCTTTTTTCTTTTCTTCAAACTCTTTTTTATCAATTTCTCCTTTAACATAGCGCTGTTTGAGAATTTCCATGGTGGTGTTTTCTTTTGTTTCTGGTTTAGACTGGTTTGTTAGCCATTTTATTAAAATGACTATACCAAATACCACTAAAATCCAGAACAAAAGCATAAAAATCCAGCCGAAAATACCCCAGCCAACACCCATTCCCCAACCATTGCCATTCATCATACCCTCATAATGAAAGAGTTCTGTATCGTTAGAATGCGCTAGAAATTGCATTAGTCAATTTGGTTCAACTCAATTTTCACCTTTGTTTCAATGTTGATAGGGTCGTTGGAAAATACATAAACTTCTCTGATAGCTTCTCCGCGGAAATCTGGGTGGACGTTAGGGTCGTAATAGACTTTTAACTGCGCGTTTTTCCCCGCAGGAATAGCTATTTCCCAATCTTTAGGGCTTTCAACACCATGCCCGGCCATGGCAAATCTTGGTCCTTCTTTGCCTTCAAATACAATTGACGCAGAAGTGCATCCACAAGAAGTATCCAATTTATTAATAATCAAATCAGTTTTACCTGAATTGGTAATTTCAAAAAGATTAGTTACTTCCCCTTCGGTTTGACTTATATCCCCAAAATCAATTACATCTGGGTTAAGAGAAATAATTGGTCGTTCTACTGGCGCTTGGGCAATCAATTTTTGCTTAAACTCCGTAGTTTGATTTTTATCAACAAAAGAATCCAGACCATACCTTTTGATATAGGCCATTATCACTTCTTCTTTAGACATTGTTCCAGCTGTTAACCCGTCAATAAAAGTGATTCTTTCTTGAGCCATTTCGCAACAGATATTATCTGGATCAAGCGGTTTTCCACAACACGGACACAAAAACATTGGGTAAATCTCTTGAGCACTAACCGGTTGGCTAACAGAGTGAGCAGTTTTGTAGATATATTCTTGTAATTTTGCCCAATTTTTGGGGATTAAAATAAAATTGATAACTAAACTTAGAGCAAAAACTATACTTAGAGTGATTAGAGATTTAAAAACTATTGGGTTTTTGTGGTTTTCAATTCCAGACATATTAATTATTTGAATTTTA from the Patescibacteria group bacterium genome contains:
- a CDS encoding TlpA family protein disulfide reductase yields the protein MNQKNNSKQEESCPLCETTKEAMDMLNADKEPEIKNKKSSWKIKTIFGCLVIILGVVGGYKILSNSPLINFVTEDNLIQKQSINVSEKISPQINDLAPDFVSEDVFGNKVALSNFRNKKPVLLVFWATWCGQCAKELPNLKTFTQKYQDKIQVLAVDSGEPKETIRDYIQEKDINFLILLDNNRKVWNQYLVRGTPSHFLIDKNGKIIT
- a CDS encoding DUF1573 domain-containing protein, whose amino-acid sequence is MNQKSILIIIIILAILGLAIIGYFRAVPGVENQTDNRPQIEVTPQTFDFNEIEYGSIAKHTFKIKNLGKETLEIKKIATSCACTSAEVGKKILGPDEEIDLNVSYNTGLMGDSPHAKGEQERIIYVKSNDPINPQIEVIIQAYVK
- a CDS encoding SHOCT domain-containing protein gives rise to the protein MNGNGWGMGVGWGIFGWIFMLLFWILVVFGIVILIKWLTNQSKPETKENTTMEILKQRYVKGEIDKKEFEEKKKDLA
- a CDS encoding DUF1573 domain-containing protein, with translation MSGIENHKNPIVFKSLITLSIVFALSLVINFILIPKNWAKLQEYIYKTAHSVSQPVSAQEIYPMFLCPCCGKPLDPDNICCEMAQERITFIDGLTAGTMSKEEVIMAYIKRYGLDSFVDKNQTTEFKQKLIAQAPVERPIISLNPDVIDFGDISQTEGEVTNLFEITNSGKTDLIINKLDTSCGCTSASIVFEGKEGPRFAMAGHGVESPKDWEIAIPAGKNAQLKVYYDPNVHPDFRGEAIREVYVFSNDPINIETKVKIELNQID